The genomic interval TAATACAACATGCATATATGATTTAAATACAACTGTAAAAACTTACTTGTCTCCACTTTAGTTCCTTCACCAAACAGGATCTCTCCACATGTGACCACAGCGCAGTAGTAAGTCCCATTATCAGAGGAGTTCTGTATAGTTTTGGACAGACTGTAGACACAacgtttttcctcttcttcatcactGTGAGTGTAAATGATGCCTGGATGAGATTCTCTTGATCCAGATCTGAACCAGTACACATCCTGTTCACCTGGACACGGGACTTCTTTGTTCTTGGAGAGAAGTGAACACTGGAGAGTCACTGAGTCGCCCGGCTGGACCAACTTCGGACTTTGTTTCACGTAGAAAAATTTCTGATGCTTATGATCTGCATGATTCAGTTAAAAAGACATCAAATGGAATTATTGATCTTAATTATTTGTATGACATAAAAACTTGGTACAAATACTgaaagtaaatatatattttaccgTTCACAGCCAAGAAGATTCCATTAACAAAACTCTGTGAATACGATGTCCCTCCTTTGAAACAGAAGTATGTTGCTTCGTCCTCTTTGCTGACATTTCTGATGGTAAGAGAATACTGAGTAGCCTCTTTTGTTGCAGTGAACCGTGGGTTGTTAAATTGTTCAGTAGGTGTTATTCTGCCAACAACTACAGCAACGACTGTTTGGGCCAAATATCCAAGAGACTGCTTGTACAAGTAAAATGATTGTCCTTTCTCCTTAGAAAATGGACAGTGTAAAGT from Sebastes fasciatus isolate fSebFas1 chromosome 10, fSebFas1.pri, whole genome shotgun sequence carries:
- the LOC141775950 gene encoding uncharacterized protein LOC141775950; the protein is MTGTLTALILLCTVYLIQTAELPHQISTTVVEVGGNVTLHCPFSKEKGQSFYLYKQSLGYLAQTVVAVVVGRITPTEQFNNPRFTATKEATQYSLTIRNVSKEDEATYFCFKGGTSYSQSFVNGIFLAVNDHKHQKFFYVKQSPKLVQPGDSVTLQCSLLSKNKEVPCPGEQDVYWFRSGSRESHPGIIYTHSDEEEEKRCVYSLSKTIQNSSDNGTYYCAVVTCGEILFGEGTKVETSKFLQLYLNHICMLY